One genomic window of Pecten maximus chromosome 3, xPecMax1.1, whole genome shotgun sequence includes the following:
- the LOC117323329 gene encoding uncharacterized protein LOC117323329, with amino-acid sequence MALLLARHHNCLLKTFIANCSLLTKTAGISSIRGLTVASSKKISQDLCRNSTLLFKNRLLLFPRCIIQTESSAIWGLKINNFFSTGNELKRQSHKIKGKNKEFKSLFDLDTDVKNDVLLFSCHKRDAFYTFFSWFGLIFFCMAIAVGEMAWTLFGALPVETEEEKQQAWYNRFSLRNKVLRYTFMVLIVLVGFMGVALGFMVPMRTVREIYLMTGGKMGRIITFGPFGKNMTIEQPLSDIVPLHSRTEHKSNMMIKVIGYRGFFTCDIGHGIFHEEQLYDFTVGSKNTL; translated from the exons ATGGCATTGCTACTTGCAAGACATCATAACTGTTTACTGAAAACCTTCATCGCAAATTGCTCGCTACTTACGAAAACCGCTGGAATTTCTAGTATCCGGGGTCTGACAGTAGCATCTAGCAAAAAGATCTCCCAGGATCTCTGTAGGAATTCCACCCTATTGTTCAAGAACAGGTTACTGTTATTTCCAAGATGCATCATTCAAACGGAAAGCAGTGCTATTTGGGgactgaaaataaacaattttttcaGTACAGGGAATGAACTTAAGCGTCAATCACATAAAATCAAGGGCAAAAACAAAGAATTCAAAAGTTTATTTGATCTTGACACTGATGTAAAAAATGATGTACTTCTTTTTAGTTGCCATAAAAGAGATGCATTTTATACGTTTTTCTCTTGGTTTGGCCTAATATTTTTCTGCATGGCAATAGCCGTAGGAGAAATGGCCTGGACATTATTTGGTGCACTCCCAGTTGAAACTGAAGAGGAAAAGCAACAGGCCTGGTATAACAGATTCTCCCTTCGGAACAAAGTTTTGCGATACACATTCATGGTGTTGATAGTTTTAGTAG gcTTCATGGGAGTTGCTTTAGGATTCATGGTTCCGATGAGAACAGTTCGAGAGATTTATTTGATGACTGGAGGAAAAATGGGTCGCATCATAACATTCGGTCCTTTCGGGAAAAATATGACAATAGAACAACCACTATCTGACATTGTACCTTTGCATAGCCGTACTGAGCACAAGTCCAACATGATGATAAAAGTTATTGGTTACAGAGGTTTCTTTACATGCGACATTGGGCATGGAATTTTTCATGAAGAGCAGTTATATGACTTTACAGTGGGGTCAAAAAACACATTATAA
- the LOC117323330 gene encoding LOW QUALITY PROTEIN: uncharacterized protein LOC117323330 (The sequence of the model RefSeq protein was modified relative to this genomic sequence to represent the inferred CDS: deleted 1 base in 1 codon): MAYHLQDPRFSTEGLTLYTGGLNTMVRMAAPTQSVNLAPLLTHAPIPTANPPQGQQGTSLVVHTTLSIPSQQPGQLPPLQAAPQDSTVSSAAPPVRQKPQILEKMKLLRDSGKYCDIVIDVKGRQFRVHKNVLAAWSPYFDCHLFGDGYTSPDLMIVNYDNYEVFSDLLDFLYSGCIAPRETNFLQLLHLAVSFQIDPLRGDCEEYLRSNLHLGNFISTYFLCQKYSLTSLEDYIAGFLQMNLSDAVKQNEFLSLPVGRIHAFLSTGRMEQIKPEVKLFLIISWVGFDVQDRERYLVMLLKHIDWSTVASDFLLEISRTENFFTTHESSLYLLLQTLYSSQISLGPYVELFPALRQTYSHILNNIVQIGIVTPEMETFCPVTVSVSSILNSNTKQDAAVNTEVTGPDVEAAMPAPRRMSITRNVDVNSDESVEGSDREEAEDCNEPSSESPPQQIPCTYIDVQSGTMKMHKRKGMPKKIKLILPVPPKSKQQTTTQKSPKKPTELSGVQTRSGRSKKSVPELGEENEEEINEDENEEENSFDQTDEDDFENNMEMEENDSEGNKDDSFDDEMQTKTYNATSKKFQIHKKRKSNFGNMPKEKLTRSCGICGFTCTSLAVMKDHRLKIHFKNLYFECKECDFHSSVNREYLVHMRKHYEGPPYHCKQEECDYSSDKLQRVITHQRSHTEDRPYQCQVCNMKLKSRNNLFSHLKTHSENRPFECDVCHLKFRTRNTRDTHLVTHSNERPYLCDLCGFSTKFQSHLISHKRIHTGDVFHCSFPDCKYTTPKKSQLKNHYRKHENIRTNVCKVCFKSFKEKSHLNRHEKIHSKEADLKCDFCSYSTHRCDKLKSHFKKHHGENATAKSQYKKRKTKETLSLATKSAGRQEFDHAYTMPLPTTYIHDLQGNVQAIPGLLPTNEMNIASMSLPVTLSSTLDQDEVTMEDRLSIVSVAEGGNISVNQGPPIIHTHRLSVQDADHRVIMTESDQRSLLSETDQRVIMSEADQRLLLQESDHQSYIQPQVHLQVSQSSVSQQGLASPTSGQSLQAQAGQDYGGLSAFMALF, encoded by the exons ATGGCATACCACCTCCAGGACCCGCGGTTCTCTACGGAGGGACTGACCTTGTATACTGGAGGCCTGAATACTATGGTCAGGATGGCTGCCCCCACTCAGTCTGTCAACCTTGCCCCACTTCTTACACATGCACCTATTCCTACAGCAAACCCACCACAGGGACAACAGGGAACCTCACTTGTAGTACACACGACTTTGTCTATTCCTTCCCAGCAGCCAGGGCAACTACCACCTCTTCAGGCAGCACCCCAGGACTCCACCGTCAGCTCCGCAGCACCACCTGTGAGGCAGAAACCTCAGATTCTAGAGAAGATGAAGCTGCTGAGGGATTCTGGAAAATACTGTGACATAGTCATAGATGtaaaagggagacaattcagGGTTCACAAGAATGTCCTAGCTGCTTGGAGCCCTTACTTTGACTGTCATTTGTTTGGAGACGGCTACACATCTCCAGATCTCATGATCGTTAACTATGATAACTATGAAGTCTTTTCAGACTTACTTGATTTTCTCTATTCAGGATGCAtagcaccaagggaaacaaattttctGCAATTGCTGCATCTGGCTGTGAGTTTTCAGATTGATCCACTGAGAGGAGATTGTGAGGAATACCTTAGATCCAACCTTCACCTCGGCAATTTCATCAGCACTTACTTCCTTTGTCAAAAGTACAGTCTCACATCCTTAGAAGACTACATTGCTGGATTTCTGCAGATGAACTTATCAGATGCTGTAAAGCAAAACGAGTTTTTGTCTCTCCCAGTTGGACGTATTCATGCCTTCCTGTCGACAGGCCGCATGGAGCAAATCAAACCAGAGGTAAAATTATTCTTGATCATCAGTTGGGTAGGATTTGATGTTCAGGACCGTGAACGGTACCTTGTGATGCTGTTAAAACACATAGACTGGTCGACAGTGGCTAGTGATTTTCTGTTGGAAATCAGCAGGACGGAGAATTTCTTCACGACGCATGAATCTAGTCTGTATCTTTTGCTACAGACTTTATACAGTTCTCAGATTTCACTA GGTCCCTATGTTGAACTTTTTCCAGCTCTGCGACAGACATACTCACACATTTTGAACAACATTGTACAGATCGGTATCGTCACACCAGAAATGGAAACTTTCTGTCCTGTCACTGTAAGTGTGTCATCCATTTTGAACTCGAATACGAAACAGGATGCAGCagtcaatacagaagtgactGGGCCAGATGTAGAAGCAGCCATGCCAGCACCTAGAAGAATGAGCATCACACGAAATGTTGATGTAAATTCTGATGAAAGTGTTGAGGGCAGTGACCGAGAAGAAGCTGAAGATTGCAATGAGCCGAGTTCCGAATCACCTCCACAACAAATACCTTGTACTTACATAGATGTACAATCAGGCACCATGAAAATGCACAAACGGAAAGGAATGCCAAAGAAAATTAAACTTATTCTACCAGTTCCTCCTAAAAGCAAGCAgcaaacaacaacacaaaagtCACCAAAAAAACCCACTGAACTATCCGGTGTCCAAACCAGAAGTGGTAGATCAAAGAAAAGTGTCCCAGAGCTGGGAGAGGAAAATGAAGAAGAAATCAATGAGGATGAGAATGAAGAAGAAAATAGCTTTGATCAAACAGATGaagatgattttgaaaataatatggaaatggagGAGAACGATTCTGAAGGAAATAAAGATGATTCATTCGATGATGAAATGCAAACAAAGACATATAATGCTACTTCAAAGAAGTttcaaattcataaaaaaagaaaatccaaTTTTGGAAATATGCCTAAAGAAAAATTGACCAGATCATGCGGTATTTGTGGTTTCACATGTACATCGTTGGCAGTCATGAAGGATCACAGACTTAAAATCCATTTCAAAAATCTGTACTTTGAATGTAAAGAATGTGACTTCCACAGTAGTGTGAATAGAGAGTACTTAGTACATATGAGAAAGCACTATGAAGGACCACCATATCACTGTAAACAAGAAGAATGTGATTATTCTTCTGATAAGCTGCAACGGGTCATCACACATCAGCGTAGCCATACTGAGGACCGGCCTTACCAATGTCAGGTCTGCAACATGAAGCTTAAATCCAGAAATAACCTTTTCTCTCATCTGAAAACTCATTCAG AAAATCGTCCATTTGAGTGTGATGTGTGCCACTTGAAGTTTCGAACACGGAACACACGAGACACTCACCTTGTGACTCACAGCAATGAACGCCCGTATCTCTGCGACTTGTGTGGATTCTCAACCAAGTTCCAGTCTCATCTCATCTCCCACAAGCGAATTCACACAG GTGATGTATTCCATTGTTCATTCCCAGACTGTAAATACACCACACCAAAGAAGAGTCAACTCAAAAATCATTATAGGAAACATGAAAATATACGGACTAATGTTTGTAAAGTCTGTTTCAAGAGTTTCAAAGAAAAGAGTCACCTAAATCGACATGAAAAAATCCACTCAAAAGAGGCAGATTTAAAGTGTGATTTTTGTAGCTACAGTACCCATCGGTGCGACAAACTCAAATCCCATTTTAAAAAACATCACGGAGAAAATGCCACAGCTAAATCGCAGTACaagaaaaggaaaacaaaagaGACTTTATCCTTAGCAACAAAATCCGCAGGACGACAAGAGTTTGATCATGCCTATACCATGCCACTCCcaaccacttatatacacgaccTCCAAGGTAATGTTCAGGCTATTCCTGGCCTTTTACCAACCAATGAAATGAACATTGCTTCCATGTCTCTACCTGTCACCTTGTCCTCTACACTGGACCAGGACGAGGTCACCATGGAGGACCGACTCAGTATTGTAAGTGTTGCTGAAGGCGGGAACATCAGCGTCAACCAAGGACCACCTATCATTCACACACACAGACTTTCAGTACAAGATGCTGATCACCGAGTCATCATGACCGAATCTGATCAGCGGTCTCTCCTTTCGGAGACTGACCAGCGAGTGATCATGTCCGAAGCTGACCAGCGGCTACTGCTGCAGGAGAGTGACCATCAATCCTACATACAGCCTCAGGTCCATCTACAAGTATCCCAGTCGTCAGTCAGTCAACAGGGCCTGGCCTCTCCCACTTCTGGACAGTCACTGCAGGCCCAGGCTGGACAGGATTATGGTGGTCTCAGTGCTTTCATGGCCCTAttttaa